The Perca fluviatilis chromosome 3, GENO_Pfluv_1.0, whole genome shotgun sequence nucleotide sequence gTGATTCTGGGGATAGCAAGCAAACCTGTCCCTGATGATCTTAGAGGCGTCTGCTGTTCATAGTTCATAAGTAGATCCGAAAGgtaatttggccctaaaccatttAGCGACTAATAAACCAGCAGAAGaattttgaaatctattctttggggccaggaagccagtgtaaagccagtgtaaagacttcagaatTGGAGTGATGTTATTCGCTTTCCTTGTGTTTGTGAGGACTCAAGCAGCTGCGTTCTGAATCaactgcagctgtctgattgatttttttgggAGACCTGTAAGGACACCattacagtagtctagtctacttggttatgaggactatggttaacctttcgtcagatctctgcaaggtaaatccagacagctagctagactatccggccaatctgagttttctgttgcattactaaaacaatttttgaacgtacacgttccaccgaAAGAAGTTCCTTCcaagcctattttgcagcggcaccgctgCTTTTCTTAGTCACGAttgagattggtttaaagaaatgccaataaaccagaaaacGTTGTCCTCCCATCCccaaatgctatgtggagtagccagacccttgtccagcgcgctttggaggatggtctggcaaagcgagaataGCTAAAGGTCAAATCAAACATAGTAAGGATTCAAAAAGGTAACGAATTAGACACCGCTGAGTCAAACTCAACTCAATAGGGCTTACACTGCACTCCATTAAGAGCCCCTCTTATGCTTTTTTGGATTTTTCCTGTCttttagtgtatagtttttttgtgtattgaTTGAtgtataaagttaaaaaaaagtttcactCCTAATggatctttctctctcacagacAGCACATTTTCTCAACTGCCTGAAACGCCTTGCCCACATTCCTGTTTCCATTCCTAAATTAGTGATGACACTGATTGAGAAAGCCAGCCCCACTTTTCATCTGTACTGCCCATAGGTGCTCCTTAAACGAGCACAGCCCATCCAGTGACTCATTTGAATTtgattgaccaatcacaacagagtaggccagctgaccaatcagagcagactgggcttttcaggaaggAGGCCAAGAGCTCAGAGTGTTTcaggcagaggagctgcagtaatgGGCAGTCTGAGaaacattatgtttttatacatCAAAGCATATAAACCTATTCCAGTAGACACCGAGAatacaaatatgatgctgaaacACTAAATGTTATGTGCTATGGGATGGTAATAAGCTAAATGTTGTGTGTTGTCGGATGGTAAGAAGCTAAATGTTGTGTGCTATGGGATGGTAAGAAGCTAAATGTTGTGTGCTATGGGATGTTAAAAAGCTAAATGCTGTGTCCTATGGGATGATAAGCATAGATATTAAGAAGCTAAAAGCTGTGTGCTGTGGTCCTGGCAGCCGACCGGGAGAAGGCTATCATCACCCGTGGACTGGAgtccttctcttccttctcctgCATCTTCTTCAGGCCCACCCAAAGCGGCGACCACGAATGGCTGAGCATTGAGTCCAATAATGGGTAAGAAAGTGATGTTATAGAAGACTTTGAGTTGGAGGCTTTGCTCACACTTCAGTGTTCTTCAACCCCTCTGTGCTCCTTTCCAGCTGCTCCTCCTTCGTTGGCCGTCGTGGTGGGAAGCAGGTGGTGTCTCTGGCACGGAGTGGATGCCTTTACCATGGCACGGTGCAGCACGAGCTGCTCCACGCTCTGGGCTTCAACCATGAACATTCCCGCTCTGACAGGGACAACCACATCAGGGTTATGCTGCAAAACGTTCAATCTGGTAAGGGAGCTGGTTATTATTCAGACTGTTAAGAGAGGAAACCCAATAAACTGCAGACAAGTACAATCACATAAGACACACTCATATGATTTGTTTCCACCAAAAACATGCATGCAAACATGCATCCATTTCATGGATGAACCTTTTtgaagtattggtacttttacttgagtacaatattttagtactttttccacctctgctggTGCCTCCTAGTGGACCAAATAAGCCTGAACATCACACTACCAGGGGAAACACCACGTTTATGCAAATCTTAATTTTCTTCTTATTTAATTTTTAGGAAAGGAGCACAACTTTAGAAAGGTCGCCACCCTGAACCAGGGCACTCCCTACGATTACAACTCTGTCATGCAGTACCGCAAGTAAGAAAAGCTGGCttcgtgtgggtgtgtgtgtgtgtgtgtgtgtgtgtgtgtgtgtgtgtgtgtgtgtgtgtgtgtgtgtgtgtgtgtgtgtgtgtgtgtgtgtgtgtgtgtgtgtgtgtgtgtgtgtgtgtgtgatgagctGTGCTCCCTTCTAACTGCTCCGTGTCCTCTTTCAGGAACGCCTTCTCCAAGAACAACCAGCCCACCATGGTCCCCATCCCCGACCCCAACGTGTCCTTTGGCAACGCCAAGGAGATGAGTCACAACGACAAAGTCAGGCTCAACACTCTCTACAAGTGCTGTGAGTGTTAACATGAGCAcattataaaaaagaaacacacacacatatatatatatatatatatatatatatatatatatatatatatatatatatatatatatacacacacacacacacacacagacacagacacacacacacacacacacacacacacacacgtattcaTCACTGAGTTTGGACCTAATCCCCCTATGTGCTGTTGACTGTTACAGAAGAAGCGTTTTCAGATGTGCTGACGATCAGAGGCTCCCTGACCAACAGAAGCTGCAGCTCTGAACTCATCAGCACAACAGCCAATGATCATTCTATAAAGTTTTTTTCATTGCAACACAGTACTCTCTTTGCGTTCTTTCATCCTTATTTGGTTTCTCAAAGGTTAAAGACATGGTGGGTGATGATGAAAAGCTGGTGATATTTGACAGTAGCATCTCCTAGGGGCTGCATCTAAAGGATGGATGAGACATTTCttacaaacaaaaaatgcacccctccaaaaaaaactgtccaacaGAAAGAAGTCAACCACAGCAGCAGTGACAACTTTTGCTGAGTTTCAAGTACATTTGCAGTAACTCCGGCGGCAACGCCACATACTGAGCTCAGGCTCGGACATGGGAGGGGTAGAGTACACGCAGTGGGGTTAGGAGGCGTTTCATTggtcattggttctttccaagttGACCGCTTACTTTTGGGGTTTAAAGACCTGCATTGTTCCTCTGTACTTTATATTCTAGGAGACAACAGTCAGGATACAACTCGACAACTTTTATTCATTCTTCTTCTACCTACATACCGGCATATCCTTGTCAGTAGAGCAACGCCATAGAGTGCCGCCAGATGGCCATAACCAGCCATTACATCTTAGATGAAATGTTAAACTGTGAAAACTAAAGAAAACattgtactttacttttttacattttcttctaTTTACTCATTAAGTCTACTAAATCTGAACATGGCTTTTTAAGACCGTATTACTTTTCAACCAGGAAATTATGAATTTTCTCTTACCATAAGTTGACATGTTTCTCGTCCGGTTTAATGTATGTGCGTGTTCAGTGAATTAAAGGTCCAGTCTTTCAGGAGCCTTAGACAGCCTTCCTGACCTAGTCAGTCTCATGTCACTCAGTGCCAGATGCACTGGCACTGGTAACGGTACCTCCCTCAGGTGTGAGCAGTTGCGCCGCAGCTCTCTGGGGTCTCCACCTCAAAGGGAACGTGTAGTGGATGCTGGACCCACAACTGTCCCTTTCGTGCGTGCGGGTGCGATCCACACCTGTTGTCCAGTCTGAAGAGAGGGCAGGTTTTGAGTATGATGCCTCCGATTGTATGTCTGTTGCTGTTGCAGTTTAAGGACTGTGTCTTTTTCTCTGAAGGTCTCCAGGTCAGGCCATTGCGGTTGTAACTGGCGTGGCGACACTGGAACTGGTGTCCTGATTCTCCTCCCCATCAATAGTTGTGCTGGAGAGCTCCCATGAGCAAATGGGGTGGCCCCTGTAGGCCAACAGAGCTTTGTGGAAATCTGCCTCTTTTTCTAAGAGAGACGTTACAGTCCTGACGGCCCATTCAGCCTCACCATTACTGCCGGGATATCGGGGGCTGCTTGTCACGTGCTTGAAGTCATAATCTCGAGCAAACTGGGCAAATTCATGGTAGGAGAATTGTGGGCCGTTGTCCGTGACAAGCACTTCTGGACATCCGTACCTAGCGAATGCAGCTTTAAACCTTGCGATTGTCTGTTTTGATGATTTACTTCCTGTTATGGTGATTGATTTTTCCCGGATCTGCTCTGATGCCTTGTGAGTTGATGACATGGCCCAGAAAACAGATTTCAGTCAGGGCAAACTGGCATTTCTCATTCAGAGTGAGCCCTGCCTATCTGAATTTCTGTAGTACTCTACTGGCGGCACTGTCGTCATGTTCTAACCGGTCTCTTCCTATGACAAGGACATCATCAGCATGACACAGAACTCCATCTATGCCGTCAATGAGCTGTGAGATCCTTTTCTGAAAATGCTCTGGAGTAGATGAGATCCCAAAAGGGAGCCTCTTGAAGTAGTAGCGGCCTTCTGGTGTGATGAAGGTGGTCAAGAGCAATGAGTCTTTATGGAGCGATACCTGCTAAGCCTGATGTTGTGTCAAGTCTTGTGAAGACTTTGGCTCCTTCTAGCTTGGCCAGTGTCTCATCCACTGTAGGCAAAATATGTCtataatatgtataatatatgataaatattataatatatatatatatatatatatatatatatatattatactataatatatgacttgtactttacttaaagtgatggttcagagtaatttaccctagggtcctttgcaccatgacctcgagccaaacaccctcccagaagcttttttcacctgggtctaacactgggcgagttagcgtagagtagcgttagccgatgagtagcttagcgcggggctaatagacccacgtttgtatctcttaaatgaccccactaataatgcccgaaatgataccaaaggtctacactagtatatatagattatgctctcataaaacgatggattggaaagtttgtaagtacaccagaagtttatgaacacttgcctgctctcttctgctctctgttgctgctgctgctgctgctgctacctgcagttagacgagtgcttgtattaatttaatgattaaataaggtaatgtctccaaacttacctcaagtattacttgtctcctgctagttatattacagcacttactttaaaaaataagttaaattaaaaaatatttttgttgcatctcttttcggtgttgtaatttgtagatgtccctaagcactcgtctcacagcagcaacaacaacagcagagagcagaagccggtaggcaagtgttatttatataaacttctagcgtacttacaaactttccaatccatcgttttatgagagcataacctatatatactagtgtagacctttggtatcatttcgggcattattagtggggtcatttaagagataactcgcccaatgttagacccaggtgaaaaaagcttctggggggggtgtttggctcgaggtcatggcgcaaaggaccctagggtgaattactccgaaccatcactttaagtacttCCATTTTTGCAagtttatacttctactccacttcaATTTGGAAATTGTTGTGCTTTTTACTCCACAACATTTATTTGATCACATAAATTGTGTtattttgcagattcagattaaaacaaaaataaaaatcaactaATAAGTTATGATATATTGGATTAAGCTAACAGAGTAGTTCTACActgttgctacttttacttaaaggggtgatagaatgattatatagggtatttgacactgttccttaaggtctcctaatggggtgtgtttgtttgtttatttatttattgtccccgtggggaAATTAGGTTGCAGCAGAAATCACATCATAAGGCATTTTAACGACATTaatccaaaaaaagaaaagaaaagacaaaaagaagacTGTAACATGTAGATATTATTACTCATAAACCAGGGCACTTGTATGGGGTGTTGTGTGGGTTGAGTATGGTTCCAGACCAGCTGGATAACGATACACAAATAAAGACCTTATTACCGTACAGGACCTTCATTAACTCTTAGATATATTAAGGAGTTTGATAGCCTGTGGAACAAAGGAGAACTTGGATCTGTTTTTTGTAAACAGAGGAGCACAATATCGTCGTCCTGAAGGCAGCAGTTCAAATGAGGGGGCAAGGGGGTGCCTCTGATTACCCACAATGCTATTTTCCTTCCtcagcattgtttttttttgtgtttttatatacacTTTCCATACTTGGGAATGGAATACCTGATAGTTTACTTAATGTTGTTATTATTTTCCTGTTGTACTTTTTCTGTGCTTCAGTGGCATTGCCAAACCAACAAATAATGCCAAAGGAGAGAACACTTTCGACAAAGGCATAGTAGAACGTTTGAAGAACACTGCTGTTGACATTAAAGGACAACAGTTTTCTTAAGAAGAACATTCTTTGTTGGGACTTAGTATTTAATCTGTCAGTCCATATGTCCCATTTAAGTTTGTGGTCGAGCACCATGCCAGATGGCAGTCATAGTGAAAGCCTCATCACTCTCGCTGCTCTCAAAACGGCAGAAGAATGAATTAAGTTGGTTTGCCATTTCCTTACCATCATTGCCATTCAGGTTAATGGAGGGCTTTCCCCTGCCCTTATGCGGAATGGAGGTCATGTTTTTTATTCCTTTCCATGCCTCTCTTGAGTTACCAGAAGCCAGGGAGGCTTCCAGCTTCTGTTTATAGCTGAGCTTATCCAGCTGTATTTGCCTTTTTATTAGTCTCTGTATATCCCTCCTTGCAGACTCATCCTGATTTtgataagctttttttttctctttgataAGTTCTTTTTAATTTGCCAGATACCCAAGGCTTATCATTAGAGTAAACCTTGTATGTCTTTGTGGGTATTACAGAGTCTACGTAAAAACAGATGTAATCAGACACAGCCACAACCTGGTCATTAATATCCTGAGCATCGAATACTTCCCAGAGTGTACATTCAAAATATCCTTGCAAAGCCAAAATGCTGTCATTACTCCACATCTTAACAGTCTTTACTTTAGGTTTTTCCCTGTCATATAGACTCTTATAGACAGGACGGAGATATACCACATTGTGGTCAGATGCTCCCAGTGGTGGAAGCAGGGAGGCAGTATATGCGTCCTTAACAGTTTCGTAACACATATCCAGAGTCTGATTCTTCCTTGTGTGACAGTCAACATTCTGATAAAATGTGCGCTGGGACTTTTTTATGGAGCACCTATTAAAATCTCCAAGAATGAATTTTGGAGCatctggag carries:
- the LOC120555541 gene encoding low choriolytic enzyme-like, which translates into the protein MARMSVFRFSALALLLLSACCWADNEAEDDSAELSVSELLERANSNLIRSDNDPILTEGDIAIGSEDERNANPCTSQDCKWLKNADGKVYVPYYIANHYSDREKAIITRGLESFSSFSCIFFRPTQSGDHEWLSIESNNGCSSFVGRRGGKQVVSLARSGCLYHGTVQHELLHALGFNHEHSRSDRDNHIRVMLQNVQSGKEHNFRKVATLNQGTPYDYNSVMQYRKNAFSKNNQPTMVPIPDPNVSFGNAKEMSHNDKVRLNTLYKC